One segment of Acetoanaerobium noterae DNA contains the following:
- a CDS encoding 6-phosphofructokinase: MVLKGKVVIAQGGGPTAVINQSLVGAALESRKFPQVERVYGAVHGVRGIINEDFLDLTQETTHNLECVANTPSSALFSTRDKPDEKYCKEIFEVLKAHDVRYFFYIGGNDSASTVNIVNENAKKSSYEFRAIHIPKTIDNDLLVNDHTPGYGSAAKFVSQAFNGVDLDNRALPGVYIGVVMGRDAGFLTAASAIAQKFPDDGPHLIYLPEVPFDKEKFLGDVREVYRKYGRCVVAVSEGIKNEDGVPVAKDLMSKIEYDAHGNIVLSSTGALGEKLASYVKENLGISRVRSDTFGYLQRSFMGCVSEVDQHEAREVGEKAAQFALWHNMDGSITIHRTGDYSVDYRLTSLDKVAKYTKSMPEHFINKEGNHVTEAFKNYLRPLIGQDPFTAHMLRAPKVDKILKNI; encoded by the coding sequence ATGGTACTAAAAGGCAAGGTTGTCATAGCTCAAGGTGGAGGACCCACAGCTGTAATTAATCAATCTTTAGTTGGTGCAGCTTTAGAGTCTAGAAAATTTCCTCAGGTTGAGAGAGTTTATGGAGCGGTTCATGGTGTTAGAGGTATAATTAATGAAGATTTTCTTGATCTTACTCAAGAAACGACTCATAATTTGGAATGCGTTGCGAATACACCATCTTCAGCGCTATTTTCTACAAGAGATAAGCCCGATGAAAAATATTGCAAAGAGATATTTGAGGTATTAAAGGCTCATGATGTGAGATATTTCTTTTATATTGGAGGAAATGATTCTGCATCAACTGTGAATATAGTTAATGAAAATGCAAAAAAATCCTCATATGAGTTTAGAGCTATACATATTCCTAAAACCATAGACAATGATCTTTTAGTAAATGACCACACTCCAGGATATGGTTCTGCTGCAAAGTTTGTTTCTCAAGCTTTCAATGGAGTTGATTTAGACAATAGAGCACTTCCTGGTGTATATATAGGAGTAGTTATGGGACGAGATGCAGGTTTTTTAACTGCAGCTTCTGCCATTGCTCAGAAATTTCCTGACGATGGTCCTCACCTTATATACTTGCCAGAGGTTCCGTTTGATAAAGAGAAATTTTTAGGAGATGTAAGAGAAGTATATAGAAAATACGGAAGATGCGTTGTTGCAGTATCAGAAGGTATAAAAAATGAAGATGGCGTTCCTGTTGCAAAAGACTTAATGAGCAAAATTGAATACGATGCCCATGGTAATATAGTGCTTTCCTCTACAGGAGCATTAGGTGAAAAGCTAGCTAGCTATGTTAAAGAGAATTTAGGAATAAGCAGAGTCAGATCAGATACTTTTGGATATTTGCAAAGGTCCTTCATGGGATGTGTTTCAGAAGTGGATCAGCATGAAGCTAGAGAAGTGGGAGAAAAAGCTGCGCAGTTCGCTCTTTGGCATAATATGGATGGTTCCATTACTATACACAGAACTGGAGATTATTCTGTAGATTACAGGCTTACTAGCTTAGACAAGGTAGCAAAATATACAAAATCAATGCCAGAACATTTTATAAATAAAGAAGGAAATCATGTAACAGAGGCTTTTAAAAATTATCTAAGGCCACTTATAGGTCAAGATCCATTTACAGCTCATATGCTTAGAGCTCCTAAAGTAGATAAAATTCTTAAAAATATATAA
- a CDS encoding metallophosphoesterase: protein MKIYAIGDLHLSSNSNKPMDIFGWHNHKERIFEDWKARVKPEDLVLLVGDTSWAIHLDEAKQDLQEIAELPGTKVLIKGNHDYWWSTLSKMNKLYDNMFFLHNNVYVFGDYVICGTRGWLCPNETKFTEEDLKVYEREAMRFKNSLDKAKTTGAKTIIAMLHYPPTNELFENSLFTALINEYNVDKVVYGHLHGNDFFKTGLQGRVNNVEYSLVSCDYLDFKLKELI, encoded by the coding sequence ATGAAAATATATGCTATAGGAGATCTTCATCTCTCAAGTAATTCAAACAAGCCTATGGACATATTCGGATGGCATAATCACAAAGAAAGAATATTTGAGGATTGGAAGGCTAGGGTAAAACCAGAAGACTTAGTGCTTTTGGTAGGGGACACCTCATGGGCAATTCATTTAGATGAAGCAAAACAAGATTTGCAAGAAATTGCTGAGCTTCCAGGTACAAAAGTATTGATTAAAGGAAACCACGACTACTGGTGGAGTACTTTAAGCAAAATGAATAAATTATATGATAATATGTTTTTCCTTCATAACAACGTATATGTATTTGGAGACTACGTTATCTGCGGAACAAGAGGCTGGCTTTGTCCAAATGAAACAAAGTTTACAGAAGAAGATTTAAAGGTATATGAAAGAGAAGCTATGAGATTTAAAAATTCTCTAGATAAAGCAAAAACTACAGGTGCAAAAACTATTATAGCCATGCTTCATTATCCACCTACAAATGAGCTGTTTGAGAATTCGCTGTTTACAGCTCTAATTAATGAGTATAATGTTGATAAAGTGGTCTATGGTCATCTTCATGGCAATGATTTTTTTAAAACTGGACTTCAAGGTAGAGTAAACAATGTCGAATATTCTTTGGTGTCATGTGACTACTTGGATTTTAAACTCAAGGAATTAATTTAG
- a CDS encoding GTP pyrophosphokinase: protein MELNQWKTVLIPYQYAVEELKVKFKNIRKELIDNGEYSPIEFVTGRVKKISSIIDKAKRLDIDLSEVDDKIEDIAGIRIMCQFVEDIYTVVSYIRSRKDMDVLYEKDYIKNDKSSGYRSYHVIIKYPIQTVSGVVDILAEIQIRTLSMNFWATIEHSLKYKYNHYIPSDIAQRLRKAADAAFNLDQEMSVIREEIMRAQVMFEMKSVTVKDIIYSIQELQKMGLTDEAKDFQRRFDAVSTVSEMDDIIMLRNELNKRIYELKKS from the coding sequence ATGGAACTTAATCAATGGAAAACTGTTCTTATTCCTTATCAGTACGCTGTAGAGGAACTAAAAGTAAAATTCAAAAATATTCGCAAAGAGCTAATAGACAATGGCGAATATTCTCCTATTGAGTTCGTTACGGGAAGAGTAAAAAAAATATCATCAATTATAGATAAAGCCAAGCGCTTAGATATTGACTTAAGCGAAGTAGATGACAAAATTGAAGATATAGCTGGGATAAGAATAATGTGCCAGTTTGTAGAGGATATATATACTGTGGTTTCTTATATAAGAAGCCGTAAGGATATGGATGTGCTTTATGAAAAGGATTATATTAAAAACGACAAGTCAAGCGGCTATAGAAGCTACCATGTAATAATAAAATACCCAATTCAAACTGTATCAGGAGTAGTTGATATCCTAGCAGAAATTCAAATAAGAACTCTATCTATGAACTTTTGGGCTACTATTGAGCATTCTTTGAAGTATAAGTATAACCACTATATTCCTTCCGATATAGCACAAAGACTAAGAAAAGCTGCTGATGCCGCTTTTAATTTAGACCAAGAGATGAGTGTGATTAGAGAAGAAATAATGAGAGCTCAGGTAATGTTTGAAATGAAATCAGTAACGGTAAAGGATATCATATACAGCATTCAGGAGCTTCAAAAAATGGGTCTTACTGATGAAGCCAAGGATTTTCAGCGCAGATTTGATGCGGTAAGCACTGTATCTGAGATGGACGATATAATAATGCTTAGAAATGAGCTTAATAAACGTATTTATGAACTAAAAAAATCGTAA
- a CDS encoding MBL fold metallo-hydrolase: protein MEITKINGKSGFVKGGTTTGIYTFKDKSVLIIDPGLSSARGNRLSQMLEDSSLRARYCITTHEHLDHFEAYSSIKSHFTGCSFFCSENTKKFLQSPKFFTTYIYGANPHKKLLGNTKASIFDFDIEDTIKQGQFKLSDIKFQAYELNGHSNGDIGILSPDKVLYVGDALFDYHIMKKYDFPFIFDVEKYLKSLELIDEIDFDYCVIGHSKSIYNKDEITDIVSKNKDNVNRYVNEIYNLLEQPYTREELLSKIISDNDLKLDYKEYHYYYSTLGSMLTLLIDNDQIQYEVENGLVYYYKL, encoded by the coding sequence ATGGAGATTACAAAAATTAATGGGAAAAGCGGATTCGTAAAGGGTGGGACTACCACAGGGATATATACTTTTAAGGATAAATCTGTACTTATTATAGATCCAGGGCTATCGTCTGCAAGAGGAAATAGACTAAGTCAGATGCTAGAAGACAGCTCTCTTAGAGCTAGATACTGTATCACAACCCACGAGCATCTAGATCATTTTGAAGCATATAGTAGTATTAAAAGTCATTTTACTGGATGCAGTTTTTTCTGCTCTGAAAACACAAAAAAATTTCTTCAAAGTCCTAAATTTTTTACTACATATATTTATGGAGCAAATCCACATAAAAAATTACTAGGAAATACAAAAGCCAGTATTTTTGATTTTGATATAGAAGATACAATAAAACAAGGACAGTTTAAGCTTTCTGATATAAAATTTCAAGCATATGAGCTTAATGGGCATAGTAATGGAGATATAGGAATTCTATCGCCTGATAAGGTTCTTTACGTTGGGGATGCATTATTTGACTATCATATAATGAAAAAATATGATTTTCCTTTTATATTTGATGTAGAAAAATATTTAAAAAGCCTTGAGCTGATAGATGAGATTGATTTTGATTATTGTGTTATAGGACACAGCAAATCCATTTATAACAAGGATGAAATAACGGATATTGTAAGCAAAAATAAAGATAATGTTAACAGGTACGTGAATGAAATATATAATCTGTTAGAACAACCATATACTAGAGAAGAACTACTTAGTAAGATAATAAGTGATAATGACTTGAAGCTAGATTATAAAGAATATCATTATTACTATTCCACACTCGGCTCCATGTTAACCTTGTTAATTGACAATGATCAAATTCAATACGAGGTTGAAAATGGTTTAGTGTATTACTACAAACTTTAA
- a CDS encoding transglutaminase domain-containing protein codes for MKKSLLIFMVIFLLMPANTFALSATAYDANNLLQSEQFRLELIQDAISRKENINLNLKNFSDSQAQKIFNHITNIIFYQSNMDIYSITMDGSVTGKSANLVLNLDYRMTPDENTKVNEWIKTTMDPFLALSPSNLEIIKFVNDTIVKHVEYDLSYEKNSAYHAVFNKSSLCEGYSFLTYKMLSYAGIDAKIISGVAANEDHMWNLVKLNNLWYHLDVTWNDPVYSGSFKKPLNYVSYDFFMLTSTQMAKTHTWDQTLFPLAK; via the coding sequence ATGAAAAAATCTCTCCTCATCTTCATGGTTATCTTTTTACTCATGCCTGCCAATACCTTCGCCCTTAGTGCGACTGCTTACGATGCCAACAATCTACTACAAAGTGAACAATTTCGCCTAGAACTTATCCAAGATGCAATAAGCAGAAAAGAAAATATCAATTTAAATTTAAAAAACTTTAGCGATAGTCAAGCACAGAAAATTTTCAATCATATTACGAACATAATTTTTTATCAAAGCAATATGGACATCTATTCTATTACTATGGATGGAAGTGTAACTGGAAAATCTGCCAATTTAGTTTTAAACTTGGATTATCGCATGACTCCAGATGAAAATACAAAAGTTAATGAATGGATAAAAACCACTATGGATCCTTTTTTAGCACTAAGTCCTAGTAATCTTGAGATAATTAAATTTGTAAATGATACTATAGTTAAGCATGTTGAATATGACCTTAGTTATGAAAAAAATTCTGCATATCATGCAGTATTTAACAAATCATCACTGTGTGAAGGCTATTCATTTCTAACTTATAAAATGCTTAGTTACGCAGGAATAGATGCAAAAATTATAAGTGGAGTGGCTGCTAATGAAGACCACATGTGGAATCTAGTTAAGCTAAACAATTTATGGTATCATTTAGATGTCACTTGGAACGATCCAGTTTACAGTGGCTCATTTAAGAAACCATTAAATTATGTAAGCTATGATTTCTTTATGCTTACAAGTACTCAAATGGCAAAAACCCACACCTGGGATCAGACTCTATTTCCATTAGCTAAATAA
- a CDS encoding TIGR01212 family radical SAM protein (This family includes YhcC from E. coli K-12, an uncharacterized radical SAM protein.): MSNNKLYKVYSEYLKEKYKEKVYRIPINLPVTCPNRDGCVAKDGCSFCSEKAAGFEALSNKISVKDQLEKNIDYIGPRYKAKKYIAYFQNFTNTYLPPAVFEAYLKEAIREDVVEISVSTRPDSLDERYLDILKMIKDAQDIEITIELGLQSINHKTLKSINRGHTLAEFIEAANLVKSYGFELVVHMILNIPYDDEEDIIEGAKILSALKVDAVKLHSLYLIKNTPMADLVESGKLEICSMDDYIKRTSLFLAYLSPDIVIHRLLGRAPKEDTIFCNYSTSWWKLKDMIEAYMIANDLYQGCYFDYLGGKAVRHL, translated from the coding sequence ATGTCTAATAATAAATTGTATAAGGTTTATTCGGAGTACTTAAAAGAAAAGTACAAAGAAAAGGTTTATAGGATACCTATAAATCTTCCAGTAACTTGTCCAAATAGAGATGGATGCGTTGCAAAAGATGGTTGTAGCTTTTGCTCAGAAAAAGCTGCAGGATTTGAAGCCCTATCGAATAAAATATCTGTTAAAGACCAGCTTGAGAAAAATATTGACTATATAGGGCCTAGATATAAGGCTAAAAAATATATAGCGTATTTTCAAAATTTCACTAACACTTATCTGCCACCGGCTGTCTTTGAAGCCTATTTAAAAGAAGCTATAAGAGAAGATGTAGTTGAAATTTCAGTATCTACTAGACCGGATTCATTGGATGAGAGATATTTAGATATTCTTAAAATGATAAAAGATGCACAAGACATTGAAATAACAATAGAGCTTGGGCTTCAAAGCATAAATCATAAGACCTTAAAAAGCATAAACAGAGGTCATACCTTGGCAGAATTTATTGAAGCGGCTAATCTTGTAAAAAGCTATGGCTTTGAGCTAGTAGTACACATGATACTAAATATTCCGTATGATGACGAGGAAGATATAATTGAGGGAGCAAAGATACTTTCTGCGCTTAAGGTAGATGCAGTAAAGCTTCATTCCTTATATCTTATTAAAAACACTCCAATGGCAGATTTAGTCGAGTCAGGGAAACTAGAGATATGCTCAATGGATGATTATATAAAAAGAACTTCGCTTTTTCTTGCTTATCTTTCTCCAGATATTGTAATTCACAGGCTTTTAGGAAGAGCTCCAAAAGAAGATACGATTTTTTGTAATTATTCTACCTCATGGTGGAAGCTTAAAGATATGATTGAAGCCTATATGATAGCAAATGATTTATACCAAGGGTGTTATTTTGACTATCTAGGAGGAAAAGCTGTAAGACACCTTTAG
- a CDS encoding undecaprenyl-diphosphate phosphatase, giving the protein MLDIIRVLILSIVEGVTEFLPVSSTGHLILVNEFVSLKPQSFSNSFNVIIQLGAILSVVVLYFEKLNPFSSNKSKQQKKNTIDLWLKVIVGVIPAGILGFLFDDFIDKYLFGPVTVTIALFVWGIIIVWIENKNKKISIDSVYKITYKTALLIGLVQCLAMIPGTSRSAATIIGAMLLGCSRGAAAEFSFFLAIPTMFGATLLKLAKMFLGGTIFTAWQWFLLFLGCVFSFIVALLVIKLFLNYVQKHNFKVFGYYRIALSSILLVYFFFIK; this is encoded by the coding sequence ATGTTAGACATAATAAGAGTATTAATTTTGAGTATAGTAGAAGGGGTGACTGAGTTTCTACCAGTTAGTAGCACTGGCCACCTTATTTTAGTAAATGAATTTGTTTCCCTAAAGCCACAGTCTTTCTCAAATAGCTTCAATGTTATTATCCAGCTTGGGGCTATTCTATCGGTAGTTGTGTTGTATTTTGAAAAACTAAACCCTTTTAGTTCAAATAAATCTAAACAGCAAAAAAAGAATACAATAGATTTATGGTTAAAAGTAATAGTAGGAGTTATTCCAGCTGGAATATTAGGATTCTTATTCGACGACTTCATAGATAAATATCTGTTTGGACCTGTAACAGTTACAATAGCGCTTTTTGTTTGGGGAATAATAATAGTTTGGATTGAAAATAAGAATAAAAAAATATCTATTGATTCTGTTTATAAAATTACATATAAAACTGCTCTTTTAATTGGACTTGTTCAGTGCTTAGCAATGATTCCAGGTACATCAAGATCAGCTGCAACAATTATAGGAGCTATGCTTCTTGGGTGTTCAAGAGGAGCGGCAGCGGAATTTTCTTTTTTCCTAGCCATTCCTACTATGTTCGGGGCTACTCTTTTAAAGCTTGCGAAAATGTTTTTGGGAGGCACAATTTTTACCGCATGGCAGTGGTTTTTACTGTTTCTAGGCTGTGTTTTCTCTTTTATAGTAGCTCTTCTGGTTATAAAGTTATTTTTAAACTATGTTCAAAAGCATAATTTTAAGGTTTTTGGATATTATAGAATAGCGCTCTCTAGTATTTTGCTAGTATACTTCTTTTTTATAAAATAG
- a CDS encoding peptide arginase family protein: MSFHYKKPFKLKSKIGNNKFSFDKRELYKEIGISSLKESSEIHINESNTVAFAEMDNDKEVGFKGIDPFIVKTHKNKKIYVFDNHNHAFFFIYKEIFENQIPFGLDMIHIDQHKDTRTPDVDFSEVKNWQADIRDFFYEINYLSKEDKDYELTLLDAAFYYTNAVLNVGNFIKPLQKESLIESLFIVDSTYSLDNIEKQAVHSKGYILDIDLDFFSEDMEYIDRKRKIEVINNLAKKAALITICTSPFFIDFEKAKQALEELVLFADL; the protein is encoded by the coding sequence ATGAGCTTCCATTATAAGAAACCTTTTAAGTTAAAAAGTAAAATAGGAAATAATAAATTCTCATTCGATAAAAGAGAGCTTTATAAAGAAATCGGCATTTCATCTTTAAAAGAATCGAGCGAAATTCATATAAATGAATCAAATACTGTAGCTTTTGCTGAGATGGATAACGATAAGGAAGTGGGCTTTAAAGGAATAGATCCCTTTATAGTAAAAACTCATAAGAATAAAAAAATCTACGTATTTGACAATCATAACCACGCATTTTTCTTTATATATAAAGAAATTTTTGAAAATCAAATTCCCTTTGGACTTGATATGATTCATATTGATCAGCATAAGGATACGAGAACACCAGATGTAGATTTTTCTGAAGTGAAAAATTGGCAGGCTGATATAAGAGATTTTTTTTATGAAATTAATTATCTAAGCAAAGAAGATAAAGATTACGAGCTAACTTTGTTAGATGCTGCATTTTATTATACAAATGCTGTGTTAAATGTGGGGAATTTTATTAAGCCACTTCAAAAGGAAAGCTTGATTGAGAGCTTATTTATAGTGGATTCAACATATTCTTTGGATAATATTGAAAAACAAGCAGTACATAGTAAGGGGTATATTTTAGATATTGATTTGGATTTTTTCAGCGAGGATATGGAGTACATTGACAGGAAAAGAAAAATAGAAGTGATTAATAACCTTGCTAAAAAGGCAGCACTTATTACTATATGCACTAGTCCTTTTTTTATAGATTTTGAGAAAGCTAAACAAGCTTTAGAAGAACTGGTTTTATTTGCAGATTTATAA